The following proteins are co-located in the Hemiscyllium ocellatum isolate sHemOce1 chromosome 47, sHemOce1.pat.X.cur, whole genome shotgun sequence genome:
- the LOC132836578 gene encoding homeobox protein six1a-like has translation MATRSSLGFTEEQVVCVCEVLQQGGYIERLSHFLWSLPPTSGHLEQNGSVLIAKAIVAFHEGNYRELYQILESSQFPVQSHVKLQQLWLSAHYSEAEKRRGRPLGAVGKYRVRRKFPLPRTIWDGEETSYCFKEKSRGILREWYLHNPYPSPRDKRELAGATGLTATQVSNWFKNRRQRDRVADSKDRGSDENSNPLYKQPLPGTKLLLSSSDSEEFSLGPETLGALHTGSLPLNPIVPLGSPPDLQHPDLLHPSCLTDDTTLRPLTASLVGLGS, from the exons ATGGCGACACGGAGCTCCCTAGGGTTCACTGAGGagcaggttgtgtgtgtgtgtgaggtgctCCAACAGGGGGGCTACATTGAGAGGCTGAGTCATTTCCTGTGGTCACTGCCCCCCACCTCTGGCCATCTCGAGCAGAATGGGAGTGTGCTCATCGCCAAGGCCATAGTAGCCTTCCATGAGGGGAACTACAGAGAGCTCTACCAGATCCTGGAGAGCTCCCAGTTCCCAGTGCAGAGCCACGTGAAACTGCAGCAACTCTGGCTCAGCGCACACTACAGTGAGGCCGAGAAACGGAGGGGCAGGCCCCTGGGGGCTGTGGGCAAATACAGGGTCCGCAGGAAATTCCCCCTCCCCCGCACCATCTGGGACGGAGAAGAGACCAGCTACTGTTTCAAG GAGAAATCCCGGGGCATTTTACGGGAATGGTACCTGCACAATCCGTACCCCTCCCCCCGGGACAAGAGGGAATTAGCCGGAGCCACTGGACTGACCGCGACCCAGGTCAGCAACTGGTTCAAGAACAGAAGGCAGAGGGACAGAGTGGCCGACTCCAAGGACAG GGGAAGCGATGAGAACTCCAATCCCCTATACAAACAGCCCCTCCCGGGAACCAAGCTCCTGCTCAGCAGCTCTGACTCCGAGGAATTCTCTCTTGGGCCTGAGACTCTGGGAGCTCTCCACACGGGAAGCTTGCCCTTAAACCCCATCGTCCCACTGGGCAGCCCCCCAGACCTTCAGCACCCAGACCTGCTACACCCCTCCTGCCTGACTGATGATACCACCCTCAGACCTCTGACAGCCAGCCTGGTGGGTCTGGGGTCCTGA